In Clostridium cylindrosporum DSM 605, one DNA window encodes the following:
- a CDS encoding ATP-dependent Clp protease ATP-binding subunit: protein MFGGFTERSQKVIYASAEAAKDLGHSFVGTEHILLGMIKEGENASNILLEFGVTSEKITKEIVDIEGKGSIGFEPQTLPLTPRTKRLMEVSRSVSRSLGHSFVAPEHILLAIAEDAESLAHTILVRLSVDLDKFKEKIIASFGGGNNGATPEKKSSTSTKELDKFSRNLTKMAEEGKIDPIIGRDSETERVVEILSRRSKNNPCLIGEPGVGKTAIAEGLAQKIVEGKVPEILRDKKVYTLDISSMLAGAKYRGEFEERLKSVMDEVKTAGDVILFVDEVHTIIGAGGAEGAIDASNILKPALARGEIQIIGATTIEEYRKYIEKDSALERRFQPVTVGEPSKEEALEILKGLRDKYEAHHRLHITDEALKAAVEMSIRYIPDRFLPDKAIDLMDEAASRVRIQNLTAPDNLKGLEDELESIKKDKEEAVKTENFEKAAELKNRENELCEKLQEAKNTWSEEKLSDKLLVGEEDIAFVVSRWSGIPVNKLSEDESKRLLKLEEILHERVVGQQEAIEALSRAVRRARVGLKDPKRPIGSFIFLGPTGVGKTELSKALAEAMFGSENDIIRVDMSEYMEKHSVSRLIGSPPGYVGYEEGGQLTEAIRRNPYSVILFDEIEKAHPDVFNVLLQILEDGRVTSGQGKTVDFKNSIVIMTSNLGAHTVEKAPLGFGNTTKAQEASEYEKMKERIMEDLKRHFRPEFLNRIDEIVIFHKLSENDIEEIVGLMLDSVAKRLKEVEINLDYTEEVTKHLAKVGYDKTYGARPLRRAITKTVEDKLSEEMLKGEVKKGDSIVMDYKEDKVIFIPRSEYVPSNKDNVIEVKDKKSEDEQLD from the coding sequence ATGTTTGGAGGATTTACAGAAAGAAGTCAAAAGGTTATATATGCATCAGCAGAGGCTGCAAAGGATCTTGGACATAGTTTCGTTGGAACAGAGCATATTCTTCTTGGTATGATTAAAGAAGGAGAAAATGCTTCTAATATATTATTAGAATTTGGTGTAACTAGTGAAAAAATAACAAAGGAAATTGTTGATATAGAAGGTAAGGGAAGTATAGGGTTTGAACCTCAAACTCTACCGCTAACTCCTAGAACAAAAAGACTTATGGAGGTATCAAGGTCAGTTTCAAGGTCACTTGGACATAGTTTTGTAGCACCTGAGCATATTCTACTTGCAATTGCTGAGGATGCTGAAAGTCTTGCTCATACTATTCTTGTTAGGTTATCAGTAGACCTTGATAAGTTTAAAGAAAAGATTATAGCCTCATTTGGCGGAGGAAATAATGGTGCAACTCCTGAGAAAAAGTCATCAACATCTACGAAGGAACTTGATAAGTTCTCTCGTAACCTTACTAAGATGGCTGAGGAAGGAAAGATAGACCCAATTATAGGCCGTGATTCTGAAACTGAAAGAGTAGTAGAGATATTAAGTAGAAGAAGTAAGAATAATCCATGTCTAATTGGTGAGCCTGGAGTTGGTAAAACAGCTATTGCAGAGGGACTTGCTCAAAAGATTGTAGAGGGTAAGGTACCAGAAATACTACGTGATAAAAAGGTTTATACACTAGATATATCTTCAATGCTTGCTGGTGCTAAATACAGAGGAGAGTTTGAGGAAAGACTAAAATCTGTAATGGATGAGGTTAAAACAGCAGGTGATGTTATATTATTTGTGGATGAGGTGCACACAATAATTGGAGCAGGTGGTGCAGAAGGTGCAATAGATGCATCTAATATACTAAAGCCAGCTTTAGCAAGGGGAGAAATACAAATAATCGGTGCTACAACTATTGAAGAATATAGAAAATACATCGAAAAGGATTCAGCCCTTGAGAGAAGATTCCAGCCAGTAACTGTTGGAGAACCAAGTAAGGAAGAAGCACTTGAAATTCTAAAGGGACTTCGTGATAAGTATGAAGCACATCATAGACTTCATATTACAGATGAAGCACTAAAGGCAGCTGTAGAAATGTCTATAAGATATATTCCAGATAGATTTTTACCTGATAAGGCAATTGATCTTATGGATGAGGCAGCATCAAGGGTTAGAATTCAAAATCTAACTGCACCGGATAACCTAAAGGGCCTTGAGGATGAACTTGAAAGCATTAAAAAGGACAAGGAAGAGGCTGTTAAAACAGAGAACTTTGAAAAAGCTGCAGAGCTTAAAAACAGAGAAAATGAACTTTGTGAAAAACTTCAAGAAGCTAAAAATACTTGGAGTGAAGAAAAGCTTAGTGATAAACTGCTTGTAGGAGAAGAGGATATAGCATTTGTTGTTTCAAGATGGTCAGGAATTCCTGTTAACAAACTTTCAGAGGATGAATCAAAAAGACTTCTAAAGCTTGAAGAAATTCTTCATGAAAGAGTTGTAGGCCAACAAGAAGCTATAGAAGCATTATCTAGAGCAGTAAGACGTGCTAGAGTAGGACTTAAGGATCCGAAAAGACCAATTGGTTCATTTATCTTCCTAGGGCCTACAGGTGTTGGTAAAACAGAATTATCTAAGGCACTAGCAGAGGCTATGTTTGGAAGTGAAAATGACATTATAAGAGTTGATATGTCTGAATACATGGAGAAACATTCAGTATCAAGACTTATTGGTTCACCTCCAGGATATGTAGGATATGAAGAAGGTGGACAGTTAACAGAGGCAATTAGACGTAATCCTTATTCAGTAATACTATTTGATGAGATTGAAAAGGCTCATCCAGATGTATTTAATGTACTGCTTCAAATTCTTGAGGATGGTAGAGTAACAAGCGGTCAAGGTAAAACAGTAGACTTTAAAAATTCAATTGTTATTATGACATCAAACCTTGGAGCACATACAGTTGAAAAAGCTCCACTAGGATTCGGAAATACTACTAAGGCTCAGGAAGCTTCAGAGTATGAAAAGATGAAGGAAAGAATTATGGAAGACCTTAAGAGACACTTTAGACCAGAATTCTTAAATAGAATTGATGAAATTGTTATTTTCCATAAGTTAAGTGAAAATGATATAGAAGAGATAGTAGGTCTTATGCTTGATTCAGTTGCAAAAAGACTTAAGGAAGTTGAGATTAATCTTGACTATACAGAGGAAGTTACAAAACATCTTGCAAAGGTAGGATATGATAAAACATATGGAGCTAGACCTTTAAGACGTGCAATTACAAAAACAGTTGAGGATAAGCTATCAGAGGAAATGCTTAAGGGAGAAGTTAAAAAAGGTGACAGTATAGTAATGGATTATAAAGAAGATAAAGTTATATTTATCCCTAGAAGCGAGTATGTTCCAAGTAATAAGGACAATGTTATAGAAGTAAAAGATAAAAAATCTGAAGATGAACAACTAGACTAA
- a CDS encoding protein arginine kinase, protein MNNESVVISNRIRLARNLSNMPFPSKLDDTLAKRVEERVTSSIKESNSYISKDFELIKINEIKAYDRLSLVEKHLISKELLNSNKGAALINRDETVSIMINEEDHIRLQVINKGFDIEKSFDLANKIDDLIEESLTYAYDPQYGYLTSCPSNIGTGLRASMMLHLPALSKNGLIQKLSNSIGSFGMTIRGLYGEGSEGFGNMYQVSNQVSLGVSEKDIIEAITNVTNKIIKDEIKARQALISKGKVEFEDSIFRSLGILKYGKLFSAIDALNLLSNVRCGVEMGIINDIELKDINNAIETIQSGNIQRISSKEMTPRERDIERGKILNKLFK, encoded by the coding sequence GTGAATAATGAATCAGTGGTTATATCAAATAGAATTAGGCTTGCTAGAAATCTAAGTAATATGCCATTTCCAAGTAAGCTAGATGATACTCTAGCAAAGAGAGTAGAGGAAAGGGTTACTTCATCTATAAAGGAAAGTAACTCATATATATCAAAGGACTTTGAATTAATAAAGATAAATGAAATTAAAGCCTACGATAGACTGTCATTAGTTGAAAAACATTTGATTAGTAAGGAGCTTTTAAATTCAAATAAAGGTGCTGCTCTTATTAATAGAGATGAGACAGTATCTATTATGATTAATGAAGAAGATCATATTAGGCTTCAAGTTATAAATAAGGGTTTTGATATTGAAAAAAGTTTTGATTTAGCAAATAAAATAGATGACTTAATAGAAGAAAGTTTAACATATGCCTATGATCCTCAATATGGATATCTTACAAGCTGTCCAAGTAATATAGGAACAGGACTTCGTGCATCAATGATGCTTCATCTTCCAGCTTTAAGCAAAAATGGACTTATTCAAAAACTTAGCAATAGCATAGGGAGTTTTGGAATGACGATTAGAGGGCTTTATGGAGAAGGAAGTGAAGGTTTCGGGAATATGTATCAAGTGTCTAATCAAGTGTCCCTTGGAGTATCAGAGAAGGATATAATAGAGGCCATAACAAATGTAACTAATAAAATTATAAAAGATGAAATAAAGGCTAGACAAGCTCTTATATCTAAAGGAAAAGTTGAGTTTGAAGATTCAATATTTAGATCTTTGGGAATACTAAAGTATGGTAAATTATTTTCAGCTATTGATGCATTAAATTTATTATCTAATGTTAGATGTGGCGTAGAAATGGGAATAATTAATGATATTGAACTAAAGGATATAAATAATGCTATAGAAACTATTCAGTCAGGTAATATTCAAAGAATATCATCGAAGGAAATGACTCCTAGGGAAAGAGACATAGAAAGAGGAAAAATACTTAATAAATTGTTTAAGTAA
- a CDS encoding UvrB/UvrC motif-containing protein, translating into MFGDAFIFEPLGITNYKRKVCPLCNMDIETYKRTGRLGCSKCYEIFNEDLNPIIKRIHGKTEHIGKTPSKVDIKLNNELDKLKKELNLAVEREDYIEAARLRDLIKKKGITEA; encoded by the coding sequence ATGTTTGGAGATGCATTTATATTTGAACCATTAGGTATAACAAATTACAAAAGAAAAGTTTGTCCTTTATGCAATATGGATATTGAAACCTACAAGAGAACAGGAAGACTTGGATGTAGTAAGTGTTATGAGATATTTAATGAAGACCTGAATCCTATAATTAAAAGAATTCATGGAAAAACAGAGCATATAGGAAAAACTCCATCAAAAGTAGATATAAAGCTAAATAATGAATTAGATAAACTTAAAAAGGAGCTTAATCTAGCGGTAGAAAGGGAAGATTATATAGAGGCGGCAAGACTACGGGACTTAATAAAGAAAAAAGGTATTACTGAGGCGTGA
- a CDS encoding CtsR family transcriptional regulator, producing MARLSDVIEEFIKEMFEETAQDEILIQRNELANIFHCAPSQINYVLTTRFTSTKGYYIESRRGGGGCIKITKINISEDDYIKGVILKNIGEKVSQREAFQYIDIFKDEGLINSREENIMKYAVSDNTLSVISSKDYVRSNILKAMLISVLN from the coding sequence GTGGCAAGACTTAGTGATGTTATAGAGGAATTTATTAAAGAAATGTTCGAAGAAACAGCACAAGACGAAATTTTAATTCAAAGAAACGAGTTAGCTAATATATTTCATTGTGCCCCTTCTCAGATAAATTATGTATTAACAACAAGGTTTACATCAACAAAGGGATATTACATTGAAAGTAGAAGAGGCGGTGGTGGCTGTATTAAGATCACTAAGATAAATATATCTGAAGATGATTATATAAAAGGTGTAATACTTAAAAATATAGGTGAGAAAGTAAGCCAAAGAGAGGCTTTTCAATATATAGATATTTTTAAGGATGAGGGACTTATAAATTCTAGAGAGGAAAATATCATGAAGTATGCTGTATCTGATAATACTTTAAGTGTTATCTCCTCCAAGGATTATGTAAGAAGTAATATTTTAAAGGCGATGCTTATAAGTGTTTTAAATTGA
- the lepB gene encoding signal peptidase I: MKSALSKIVEWIVCIVIAFVLTFLLKTYLFDIIRVSGDSMYSTLHNRDMLGVEKVSLFKKDFKHGDIIIFDPGSKGQGIYIKRIIGLPGDTVEIKDGGVYVNDKHLNETYLDPNTYTDNDLKISIKEGYVFVLGDNREVSEDSRNIGPVPIENIKGHAIFRFFPFNNIGRIK, from the coding sequence TTGAAAAGTGCATTATCTAAAATAGTAGAATGGATAGTATGTATAGTTATTGCTTTTGTACTAACATTTTTACTAAAAACATATTTGTTTGATATAATTAGAGTTTCAGGAGATTCTATGTACTCAACTCTACATAATAGGGATATGCTTGGTGTTGAAAAAGTTAGCCTATTCAAAAAAGATTTTAAACATGGGGATATTATTATATTTGATCCAGGTAGTAAAGGCCAAGGTATATATATAAAGAGAATAATCGGACTTCCTGGAGATACTGTTGAAATAAAGGATGGTGGGGTTTATGTTAATGATAAACATCTTAATGAAACCTATCTGGATCCTAATACCTATACAGACAACGACCTTAAAATATCAATTAAAGAGGGCTATGTTTTTGTACTAGGAGATAATAGGGAAGTAAGTGAAGACAGTAGAAATATAGGACCTGTTCCTATTGAGAACATAAAGGGACATGCAATCTTTAGATTCTTTCCATTTAATAATATAGGTAGAATTAAATAG
- the phoU gene encoding phosphate signaling complex protein PhoU, producing the protein MSREHYSQKLLDVKHKVLTMGSMVENVINMSVNALKSGDIELAKRVYEEDDKIDLLEIEIEQECMTLLLLESPLAKDLRIVLTALKLITDLERMGDHAVNIAKITLEIGEEPLIKPLIDIPKMAEICQDMVRLSLDAFVKEDITLAENVAQMDEQIDTMYENIVEELFRLIAEHNDNIKQGTKLLFVGRFLERIADHTTNICERLVYMVTGERQVFN; encoded by the coding sequence ATGAGTAGAGAGCATTACTCACAAAAGCTTCTTGATGTTAAACATAAAGTTCTAACAATGGGTTCTATGGTGGAAAATGTTATTAATATGTCTGTTAATGCATTAAAAAGCGGTGACATAGAACTTGCTAAAAGAGTATATGAAGAAGATGATAAAATAGATCTTTTAGAAATAGAAATAGAGCAAGAATGTATGACATTACTTTTACTTGAGTCACCACTTGCAAAGGATCTTCGTATAGTTTTAACTGCACTAAAGTTAATAACAGATCTTGAGAGAATGGGAGATCATGCAGTAAACATTGCAAAAATCACCCTTGAAATTGGAGAAGAACCTCTTATAAAACCTCTTATAGATATTCCTAAGATGGCAGAGATATGCCAGGACATGGTAAGGTTAAGTCTTGATGCATTTGTTAAAGAAGACATAACACTTGCTGAAAATGTAGCTCAAATGGATGAGCAAATTGATACAATGTATGAAAACATAGTTGAAGAGTTATTTAGACTTATAGCTGAGCATAATGATAACATTAAGCAAGGAACAAAACTTTTATTTGTTGGTAGATTCCTAGAAAGAATAGCGGATCATACTACAAATATATGTGAAAGACTTGTTTATATGGTAACAGGTGAAAGACAAGTATTTAATTAA
- the pstB gene encoding phosphate ABC transporter ATP-binding protein PstB, with product MDAKIKIKNMDFYYGNNKALKNINMDIYEKKVTAFIGPSGCGKSTFLRSLNRMNDFIDGIKVEGQIEVNGEDIYAEKVDSVELRRNIGMVFQRPNPFPKTIYENIVYGLRKNGVKDKELLDEVVESTLKSVALYDEVKDKIHKSALELSGGQQQRLCIARAIAMQPDVILMDEPTSALDPISTHKIEELVLDLKDEYTIIMVTHSMHQAARISDYTAFFLNGEVIEYDITKNIFSNPKDKRTEDYITGRFG from the coding sequence ATGGACGCTAAAATAAAAATAAAAAACATGGATTTTTATTATGGAAATAATAAAGCGCTTAAAAATATAAATATGGACATATACGAAAAAAAGGTTACTGCTTTTATAGGGCCATCAGGTTGTGGTAAATCAACATTCTTAAGAAGTTTAAATAGAATGAATGATTTTATTGATGGCATTAAGGTAGAAGGACAAATTGAGGTTAATGGAGAAGATATATACGCAGAGAAGGTAGATTCAGTTGAACTTAGACGTAACATAGGAATGGTATTTCAAAGACCAAACCCATTTCCTAAAACAATATATGAAAATATAGTTTACGGTCTTAGGAAAAATGGGGTTAAGGATAAAGAACTTTTAGATGAAGTAGTTGAAAGTACTCTAAAGTCTGTTGCGCTTTATGACGAAGTTAAGGATAAGATTCATAAATCAGCTCTTGAACTTTCAGGGGGACAACAACAAAGACTTTGTATTGCAAGAGCAATAGCTATGCAGCCAGATGTTATTCTAATGGATGAACCTACATCTGCACTGGACCCTATATCTACTCATAAGATAGAAGAACTAGTTCTTGATTTAAAAGATGAGTACACTATTATAATGGTAACCCACTCTATGCACCAAGCAGCTAGAATCTCAGATTATACTGCATTTTTCCTTAATGGAGAGGTTATAGAGTACGATATAACAAAAAATATTTTCTCTAACCCAAAAGACAAGAGAACAGAGGATTATATAACAGGTCGTTTCGGTTAG
- the pstA gene encoding phosphate ABC transporter permease PstA: protein MEERDIQRIKKRQMKNSIFHGILFACTMFGIVMLAILLIDVLIKGLPWLSGKFIANYPSILPKRAGIFPALLGSLWIIVLTALIAFPIGVGTAIYLEEYAKEGKFTEFIKLNIANLAGVPSIIYGILGLTIFVRVLGMGRSILAASFTMALLVLPIITLAAQEALRTVPSSLKQASYALGTTKWQTVTGVILPYSIPGILTGTILGISRVLGEAAPLIVVGAVGYISFAPTNPMDQFTALPIQIFNWSSMPKAEFEHLAAAGIIVLLAMLLLVNSIAIVLRNKYQIKMKD, encoded by the coding sequence GTGGAAGAAAGAGACATTCAAAGAATTAAGAAAAGACAAATGAAAAACTCAATATTCCATGGAATTTTATTCGCTTGTACCATGTTTGGTATAGTAATGCTAGCTATTCTTTTAATTGACGTACTTATTAAGGGACTACCATGGCTTAGCGGAAAGTTTATTGCTAATTATCCTTCAATACTTCCAAAGAGAGCAGGTATATTCCCAGCACTACTAGGTAGTTTATGGATTATAGTATTAACAGCTTTAATAGCATTTCCTATTGGTGTTGGAACGGCTATTTATCTTGAGGAATATGCAAAAGAAGGCAAATTTACTGAATTTATAAAGCTAAATATTGCGAACCTAGCAGGGGTTCCATCAATTATATATGGTATATTAGGTCTTACTATATTTGTTAGAGTACTTGGAATGGGAAGAAGTATACTAGCAGCATCATTTACTATGGCACTACTAGTTCTTCCTATAATAACCCTAGCTGCACAGGAAGCCTTAAGAACTGTTCCATCATCACTTAAGCAAGCATCATATGCACTTGGAACTACTAAGTGGCAAACTGTTACAGGTGTTATTCTTCCATATTCTATTCCTGGGATTCTTACGGGAACAATCCTTGGTATATCAAGAGTTCTTGGAGAAGCTGCGCCACTTATAGTTGTTGGAGCAGTTGGATATATATCATTTGCACCAACTAATCCAATGGATCAGTTTACAGCTCTTCCAATCCAGATATTTAACTGGTCTTCAATGCCAAAGGCAGAGTTTGAACATCTTGCAGCAGCAGGTATTATTGTACTTCTTGCTATGCTACTACTAGTAAATTCAATAGCTATAGTACTAAGAAACAAGTACCAAATCAAAATGAAGGATTAA
- the pstC gene encoding phosphate ABC transporter permease subunit PstC, with translation MRKIKFASKAKVQKQEKVVKASLLALGVISVLITIGIIFSLLEETFGFFKEVSIVEFLTGTQWTPLFNDAHFGVLPLVAGTLLIVIFAALISIPIGLGAAIYLSEYAPAKLRKIIKPILEILAGIPSIVYGYFAVTTITPILKAIFPDISVFNALSAGIAVGIMTIPMVSSLSEDAMMAVPDSLRQGAYGLGSTKYEVATKIVLPASISSIAASFILAISRAIGETMIVAMAAGSTPKLTLNPLESIQTMTGFIAQVSMGDVPYGSISHKTLYAVGTLLFIITLILNIISKRIVKKYRRAL, from the coding sequence ATGAGAAAAATTAAATTCGCAAGTAAAGCTAAGGTACAAAAACAAGAAAAAGTTGTTAAGGCCTCATTGCTTGCACTAGGGGTAATATCTGTACTTATTACCATAGGAATTATTTTTTCACTATTAGAAGAGACTTTTGGGTTTTTTAAGGAAGTGTCTATAGTAGAATTTTTAACAGGTACACAATGGACACCTTTATTTAATGACGCACATTTTGGAGTTCTTCCATTAGTAGCAGGTACACTATTAATAGTTATATTTGCAGCGTTAATTTCTATTCCTATTGGTCTTGGAGCAGCTATATACTTAAGTGAATACGCTCCAGCTAAACTTAGAAAGATAATTAAGCCAATTCTTGAAATACTAGCGGGTATACCATCAATTGTATATGGATACTTTGCTGTAACTACTATAACTCCTATTTTAAAGGCAATATTTCCTGATATAAGCGTTTTTAATGCACTTAGCGCAGGAATTGCAGTTGGTATAATGACTATACCTATGGTTTCATCATTAAGTGAAGATGCTATGATGGCAGTACCAGATTCATTAAGACAAGGGGCCTATGGACTTGGTTCTACTAAATATGAAGTTGCAACAAAAATAGTTCTGCCAGCTTCAATATCAAGTATAGCAGCATCATTTATACTTGCAATATCAAGAGCTATTGGAGAAACAATGATTGTTGCAATGGCAGCAGGTTCAACTCCAAAGCTTACTCTAAATCCACTAGAGAGTATACAAACAATGACGGGATTTATAGCACAGGTTAGTATGGGAGATGTTCCTTATGGTTCTATTTCACATAAAACACTTTATGCAGTTGGAACACTATTATTTATTATAACTTTAATACTTAACATTATTTCTAAAAGAATCGTTAAAAAGTATAGGAGGGCACTATAG
- a CDS encoding PstS family phosphate ABC transporter substrate-binding protein — MKKLRGLVAIAVIAVTSLTAVGCGKGDTSSGLTGKIKIDGSSTVAPISQVVSEYFNEEHRDVRVSVGTSGTGGGFKKFYANEIDINDASRAIKEEEAEKAKKNGVEMQEFEIAYDGIAVVVNPGNNWVNDVSTEDLKKIWEPNSKVKMWSDINPAWPKKEIKLYGPGTDSGTFDYFTEAINGKSKSIRTDFTASEDDNVLVQGIANDKYALGYFGAAFYEENSSKLKALKVNGVELNAKSISDKTYSPLSRPLYIYVNKKSFERPEVHKYLTYYMTRVKEFVTEVGYYPLEDKKYEEALKKVNELAGK, encoded by the coding sequence ATGAAAAAACTTAGGGGATTAGTGGCGATAGCCGTAATTGCTGTTACATCACTAACTGCTGTAGGTTGTGGTAAAGGAGATACCTCATCAGGCTTAACTGGTAAAATAAAAATTGACGGGTCAAGTACAGTAGCACCTATAAGTCAGGTTGTGTCAGAATATTTTAATGAAGAGCATAGAGATGTTAGAGTTTCAGTTGGTACATCAGGTACTGGTGGAGGATTTAAGAAATTTTATGCTAATGAAATCGATATAAATGATGCCTCAAGGGCTATAAAAGAGGAAGAAGCTGAAAAGGCTAAGAAAAATGGTGTGGAAATGCAGGAGTTTGAAATTGCATACGATGGTATAGCAGTTGTTGTTAACCCTGGAAATAACTGGGTAAATGATGTTTCCACAGAAGATCTTAAGAAAATATGGGAGCCAAACTCTAAGGTGAAAATGTGGAGTGATATTAATCCTGCATGGCCTAAAAAAGAAATTAAATTATATGGACCAGGAACAGATTCAGGTACATTTGACTACTTTACTGAGGCTATAAACGGAAAAAGCAAATCTATTAGAACAGATTTTACAGCAAGTGAAGATGATAATGTTTTAGTGCAAGGAATAGCAAATGATAAATATGCATTAGGATATTTTGGAGCAGCCTTCTATGAAGAAAATAGTAGTAAGTTAAAGGCACTTAAAGTAAATGGAGTAGAACTTAATGCTAAGTCAATAAGTGATAAGACATACTCACCACTTTCAAGACCTTTATATATATATGTAAACAAGAAATCATTTGAAAGACCAGAAGTACACAAATACTTAACATACTACATGACAAGAGTTAAGGAGTTTGTAACAGAGGTTGGATACTATCCATTAGAAGATAAAAAATACGAAGAAGCTTTAAAGAAGGTTAATGAACTAGCAGGGAAGTAA
- a CDS encoding PstS family phosphate ABC transporter substrate-binding protein yields the protein MGKFKGIVVGTLLAVMAVSAVGCTKKEEAKKNDITGQVKVDGSSTVAPITQAVTEAFNGEYPGIKVSIGISGTGGGFKKYVAGETDINDASRAIKPEEEEKAKAKGIESEKLEVAYDGIAVVVSKENNWVKDIKVEDLKKIWEPNSKVKLWSDVNPAWPKEPIKLYGPGTDSGTFEYFTEAINGKAKAIRTDFTASEDDNVLVQGVSNDKYAMGYFGAAYYEENANKLNALKINGVELKKETIADKTYAPLSRPLYIYVSKTAAKRPEVAEFLNFYMKNVKDFVSAVGYFPLEDAKYQEGINKVKEITTK from the coding sequence ATGGGAAAGTTTAAGGGAATTGTAGTAGGTACGCTACTTGCGGTAATGGCAGTAAGTGCAGTAGGTTGTACAAAAAAGGAAGAGGCTAAGAAAAATGATATTACTGGACAAGTTAAGGTAGATGGGTCAAGTACAGTTGCCCCTATTACTCAAGCTGTAACAGAAGCTTTTAATGGAGAATATCCTGGAATCAAGGTTTCAATTGGTATATCTGGAACAGGTGGCGGATTTAAAAAGTATGTTGCAGGGGAAACAGACATAAACGATGCTTCAAGAGCTATTAAGCCAGAGGAAGAAGAAAAGGCTAAGGCTAAGGGAATAGAATCAGAAAAGCTTGAAGTGGCATATGACGGAATTGCAGTAGTTGTTAGTAAAGAAAATAACTGGGTAAAGGATATAAAAGTAGAGGACTTAAAGAAGATTTGGGAGCCAAATTCTAAGGTTAAACTTTGGAGTGATGTAAATCCTGCATGGCCAAAGGAACCAATTAAGCTATATGGTCCAGGAACAGATTCAGGTACATTTGAGTACTTTACTGAGGCTATAAATGGTAAGGCTAAGGCTATAAGAACAGACTTTACTGCAAGTGAAGATGATAACGTTCTAGTTCAAGGTGTTTCAAATGATAAATATGCTATGGGATATTTTGGGGCTGCATACTATGAAGAAAATGCAAATAAACTTAATGCTCTTAAGATTAATGGTGTAGAACTAAAGAAGGAAACTATAGCTGATAAGACATATGCACCACTTTCAAGACCATTATACATCTATGTTTCAAAAACAGCAGCTAAGAGACCAGAAGTTGCAGAATTCTTAAATTTCTACATGAAAAATGTTAAGGATTTTGTTAGCGCAGTTGGATATTTCCCACTAGAAGACGCTAAGTATCAAGAGGGAATTAACAAAGTTAAAGAAATAACGACAAAATAA